One window of the Carnobacterium maltaromaticum DSM 20342 genome contains the following:
- a CDS encoding PTS sugar transporter subunit IIC → MMDKLEIFLNKFLGPIANWMNKSKFFSALSEAFMRTTPVTLGAAVLMIIGNFPIPAWVAFVESSGLKVHFDSVIGATLNAISIFIVFNFAYVYAKKENYNPLSAGLLAVGSFFILMPQQVAVPTLETAVTKFPSQGIVTGTTNVEAFQTLYTGGTGLLVAIIVGYIVARLYVFLNKKNLVVKMPDSVPPNVAESLSPSLLAGAIFIFFFIIRLLFSFTPFGSVFAFVFGSIQAPLQALTGSPITIIIIFTIANMLWFFGIHPNMVYGVVMPMLLANSVANMNAFREGQPLPFLLATVIAQVCGNGFGGQGSTYGLVVAMFTAKSERYKQLLKLAGPPSIFNVNEPLVFGAPLMLNPIFFIPMAITPLIMGSTAWILVKLLNFTELNPLISLPWTTPAPILMGLQGGWKYLIIFAVVFILNLIIWFPFFRIADNRAVDEEKAFAESN, encoded by the coding sequence ATGATGGATAAATTAGAAATTTTTTTAAATAAATTTTTAGGTCCTATTGCCAATTGGATGAATAAAAGCAAATTTTTTAGTGCCCTATCTGAAGCTTTTATGCGGACGACACCCGTCACTCTAGGTGCAGCGGTCTTAATGATTATCGGAAATTTCCCGATACCTGCTTGGGTTGCATTTGTAGAAAGTTCTGGCTTAAAGGTTCATTTTGATTCAGTTATCGGTGCTACTCTCAATGCTATTTCCATTTTTATCGTATTTAACTTTGCTTATGTTTATGCTAAAAAAGAAAATTACAATCCACTTTCTGCTGGTTTACTAGCAGTTGGTAGTTTCTTTATTTTAATGCCGCAACAAGTTGCAGTTCCTACTCTTGAAACTGCAGTCACTAAATTCCCTTCACAAGGAATTGTTACTGGCACGACAAATGTTGAGGCTTTTCAAACTTTATACACTGGCGGAACAGGATTGTTAGTTGCTATTATTGTTGGATATATCGTTGCGCGTTTGTATGTCTTTTTAAATAAAAAAAATCTAGTCGTTAAAATGCCGGACAGTGTCCCACCTAATGTTGCGGAATCTCTAAGTCCTTCTCTTTTAGCAGGTGCGATTTTTATTTTCTTCTTTATTATTCGCTTGTTATTTAGCTTTACACCTTTTGGCAGTGTTTTTGCTTTTGTCTTTGGCTCGATTCAAGCTCCTTTACAAGCATTAACAGGATCCCCAATTACTATTATTATCATCTTTACTATAGCTAATATGCTTTGGTTCTTTGGGATTCATCCTAACATGGTTTATGGAGTCGTGATGCCTATGTTGCTTGCCAATAGTGTTGCCAATATGAATGCCTTTCGTGAAGGTCAACCATTACCATTCTTATTAGCCACAGTAATTGCTCAAGTATGTGGAAATGGCTTTGGTGGGCAAGGAAGCACGTATGGCTTAGTAGTTGCTATGTTTACAGCAAAATCTGAACGGTATAAACAACTCTTAAAATTAGCTGGGCCACCAAGTATTTTTAATGTAAATGAGCCTCTTGTTTTTGGAGCACCATTAATGTTAAATCCTATCTTTTTTATTCCAATGGCTATCACACCTTTAATTATGGGAAGTACGGCTTGGATTTTAGTAAAATTATTAAACTTTACCGAATTAAATCCACTTATTTCCTTACCTTGGACCACTCCTGCTCCAATTTTAATGGGATTACAAGGTGGTTGGAAATATTTAATTATTTTCGCTGTTGTCTTTATCTTAAATTTAATTATTTGGTTCCCATTTTTCCGTATCGCTGACAATCGTGCAGTCGATGAGGAGAAAGCTTTCGCAGAATCAAACTAA
- a CDS encoding MurR/RpiR family transcriptional regulator, whose protein sequence is MFDLFDTETYTDLDQLLIKYINGNLEQVAFMRIRELAEAVHVSPATVMRFSQKAGFASFPEMKVAIKNYVEQQKSILKNEERRRGILPLDVFSNDLEEQIDLITAKLIEAPLIYCLGMGSSGVMAEYAAKQFTTIGLRSFHSTSLYLPYLKESQKHSPKDVTLLFSVSGETFEILHIANLLKEAEAFSVSITNHIENHLAGLTSINLSYDTSYDRLQYNVDISSQLPVVFIIETLVKKLYLLMHSGKKEELNQK, encoded by the coding sequence ATGTTCGATTTATTTGATACAGAAACCTATACTGACCTAGATCAACTTTTAATTAAATATATCAATGGGAATTTAGAGCAAGTGGCTTTTATGCGTATTCGAGAATTGGCTGAAGCTGTACATGTATCGCCGGCAACCGTCATGCGCTTTTCCCAAAAAGCTGGATTTGCTAGTTTCCCAGAAATGAAAGTAGCAATTAAAAATTATGTGGAGCAACAAAAAAGCATTTTAAAGAATGAAGAAAGGCGCCGAGGAATTTTGCCATTAGATGTTTTTTCTAATGACTTAGAAGAACAAATTGATCTTATTACAGCAAAATTAATCGAAGCGCCCTTAATTTATTGCTTAGGTATGGGTTCATCTGGCGTTATGGCAGAGTATGCAGCGAAGCAATTTACCACAATTGGTTTGCGTAGTTTTCATTCAACGTCCCTTTATTTACCTTATTTAAAAGAAAGTCAGAAGCACAGTCCAAAGGATGTTACGTTACTTTTTTCTGTTTCCGGTGAAACGTTCGAGATACTTCATATTGCAAATCTTTTAAAAGAGGCAGAGGCATTCTCGGTAAGTATTACCAATCATATTGAGAATCATCTTGCCGGTCTAACGAGTATTAATTTGTCCTATGATACTTCTTATGATCGTTTACAGTATAATGTGGATATTTCTTCTCAATTGCCTGTTGTTTTTATAATTGAGACGTTAGTTAAAAAATTATATTTATTAATGCATTCTGGTAAAAAAGAAGAACTGAATCAGAAATAA
- a CDS encoding ROK family protein, producing the protein MTNYIGIDIGGTAVKYALLDEKGTITQAGKKQSPKTLEALITCLKNIQNEFSSLPIVGIALSMPGLIDSSTGHAVHGGALTFIRDCNIRDILTEACQTTIHIENDGKCAALGEYWQGRLAGHSNGVALVLGTGIGGGIIVNDQLLKGAHLSAGEFSFIQTSQDFGELKDLFAYRNSVPLLVKNYAEEKDIPLKDMDGKIFFKAVDDEEPLAVKLLEDYCQSLTQQIMNLQTILDPEVITIGGGISKQGRLFELIDYYLDSYLKKVPYPIVRPTVCQSTLGNHANLLGALKNYFIQTELNS; encoded by the coding sequence TTGACAAATTACATTGGAATCGACATTGGCGGAACTGCAGTAAAATATGCGTTATTGGATGAAAAAGGAACCATTACGCAAGCCGGGAAAAAACAAAGTCCGAAAACCCTTGAAGCATTAATTACTTGCCTAAAAAACATTCAAAATGAATTCTCTTCTCTTCCAATTGTTGGTATTGCTCTAAGCATGCCGGGGTTAATTGATTCTAGTACAGGTCATGCAGTTCATGGTGGAGCTTTAACTTTTATTCGTGATTGCAATATTCGGGATATCTTAACCGAAGCTTGTCAAACAACTATTCATATCGAAAATGACGGAAAATGTGCCGCATTGGGCGAGTATTGGCAAGGTCGTTTAGCCGGACATTCAAATGGAGTTGCTTTAGTTTTAGGTACAGGTATTGGCGGCGGAATTATCGTTAATGATCAGTTATTAAAAGGGGCCCATTTATCTGCTGGTGAATTTTCTTTCATTCAAACCTCTCAAGATTTTGGCGAATTAAAAGATCTTTTTGCTTACAGAAACAGTGTACCCCTGCTGGTAAAAAACTATGCCGAAGAAAAAGATATTCCTCTGAAAGATATGGATGGAAAGATTTTCTTTAAAGCCGTTGACGATGAAGAACCTTTAGCAGTTAAGCTCCTAGAAGATTACTGCCAGTCTTTGACACAGCAAATTATGAATTTACAAACCATTCTAGATCCGGAAGTGATTACTATTGGTGGAGGTATTAGTAAACAAGGACGCTTATTTGAATTAATTGACTATTACTTAGATAGCTATCTTAAAAAAGTCCCATATCCGATTGTTCGTCCAACTGTTTGTCAATCAACACTAGGAAATCACGCTAATTTATTAGGTGCTCTAAAGAATTATTTTATTCAAACTGAGTTAAATAGTTAA
- the bla gene encoding class A beta-lactamase — MKMNYKSYALVGVCLAVVGGYLLSQKPVGAQVKTVQKISNKAIDSDLKKLEKEYEATLGVYAIDTETNKTINYNGEQRFAFASTYKALAGGLVLDKFNWDELNQTMMINQEDLVDYSPITEKYVGIGMPLKDIIGAAMEYSDNTAGNILFDQLGGPAGFQKELEKLGDHTTESVRYEPELNEAIPGDCRDTSTPKAIALDLKKLTADKTLAPDKLTFYKKQLVENKTGGNLIRAGIPTDILVGDKSGAASYGTRNDIAVLYPPDRKPIVLVIFSNKTNKDDAYQDELIAKSAKLVGDYFKL; from the coding sequence ATGAAAATGAATTATAAAAGTTATGCTTTAGTAGGTGTATGTTTAGCAGTAGTTGGAGGCTATTTATTGAGCCAGAAACCAGTAGGAGCCCAGGTGAAAACCGTTCAAAAAATCTCAAATAAAGCGATAGATTCAGACTTAAAGAAATTAGAAAAGGAATATGAAGCTACACTTGGAGTTTATGCAATTGATACAGAAACGAATAAAACCATTAATTATAATGGAGAACAACGTTTTGCATTTGCTTCTACGTACAAAGCCTTGGCAGGTGGGTTAGTACTAGATAAATTTAATTGGGATGAGCTGAATCAAACAATGATGATTAATCAAGAAGATTTAGTTGATTATTCCCCAATTACAGAAAAATATGTTGGGATAGGTATGCCCTTAAAAGATATTATTGGTGCTGCGATGGAATACAGTGATAACACAGCAGGAAATATTCTTTTTGATCAACTAGGCGGACCAGCAGGATTTCAAAAAGAATTGGAAAAATTAGGTGACCATACAACAGAATCGGTTCGCTATGAACCAGAGTTAAATGAAGCAATACCAGGTGATTGTCGCGATACAAGCACTCCAAAAGCGATTGCGCTGGATTTAAAAAAATTGACTGCAGACAAGACTCTAGCTCCTGATAAATTAACTTTTTATAAAAAGCAGTTAGTTGAGAATAAAACAGGCGGAAATTTGATTCGAGCTGGGATTCCGACAGATATACTTGTTGGCGATAAATCAGGTGCCGCTTCATATGGGACGAGAAATGATATTGCTGTCTTATACCCACCAGACAGAAAACCGATAGTCTTAGTTATCTTTTCAAATAAAACCAACAAGGATGACGCTTATCAAGATGAATTAATTGCAAAATCTGCTAAACTAGTAGGTGATTATTTTAAATTATAG